The Oryza glaberrima chromosome 5, OglaRS2, whole genome shotgun sequence DNA segment TCAGTTTGCGTATCGCCGAAGGCGAAGCAGCGTCGTGATCGGATTTATTGGTTAGCAACTTTGCATTGTCCGATATCGGAATTCGAAACCGGCCATGAACATGAAGAGGGGTTGCGAATCAGAAGGGAAGAAGGatagggaggaggagaaaggaaCGGGGATTTGTTGAGTTCGAAGGATAAAACGACGGCCCATATACGCTTAGGTGGGCCTACGGTTGTAGGGCCCTTTCACCATCTTCCTCTTTAGTGGGCCGAGGCCGAATGGGCTggcaggcggcgacgcgagAACAGCCCAATCTTTTACCGACGGCGACCGACGAACGTTCCCGTGTGCGAACAAGGCGCCACGGCCGCGTTCTCACCTCGCTCACTGGCTTCTCCGGCGAGGTGACGCGAGAATTTTTCTTAATGCAGCGGGGCGTACTGCGTGTTCTCCCCCGACCTTTTGCTTGCTATCACTATAGATTTTCTAGggacttttttaaaattttaatatctcGAGTGAACGTCTCTTTGTTTATCTATAAATCGtctaaatagttatagaaaatatttaaaaatttatagcatttttacaacatatatatcattTAAAAGATTTTAGATCCAAACACAACTCACACattgaacttaaaaaaaagataataatgtCGGAAAAAAAACCCTAGGGTTTAGGGCTTTAAGTTTGGAAGGTGGTAGAGGGGATAGGAAGGTGGAAGGGAGGCTTTAGAAAGATGGTCTTGGACGGCTATTGGACCTACCATGCAGAGCTGCACGTATGAAGCAGGGTGGCAGGCAGGATGAACGACAATGGCATTGGATCTAGAGCGGTTAGGAGAAAAGGGGGTGAGAACTGAGAAGGGCCAGTGTGGCGGGCCTCACATTTTGCATTCCCTTGTAGAGTGGGGTTTTAAATGTTTACATCTCTGCGACAAAGCCCCATGAAAAAAAGGGCTAAATGAGAATGATGCATTgataaaagtgaaaaaaaaaatactccctccgtcctaaaatataacaattttggGGTTGAATGGGACACATCCTAAtccaatgaatctagataaaagATTGTCCAAATTCGTTGGACTAATATATGTCTCATCCAATTCTAAATTGTTGTATTTTGGAATGGATATAGTAATAATGTTTGGGAGCATAAAAGATGGTCAAAGAGTGTGGTGCTAACTCAATGGGAAGAATCATTTGTTCGTTCATCTGTCCTGAATAACATGAACGGAACATATGCATCGCATTGACCATGGGAAAAATTCCAAAACCCCCCATCACTGTAGACGTCACCTTTTACTCCATTTTGATTAGCCATCACGTACCCGACCCCTAGACGACCTGAGCGATCGGGACAACCTCACGTCAAACCGCAACCCGGGGGCACGCACACACACACGCCGCGGAGACCAACTGGCGAGCCATGCctgacgcgcgcgcgcgaacgTGGCGGCCATCCTACGAACCTCCACCGTATTCCCACGCCTCGTCTCGCTCCCGGCGTCAGCCGTCGACACACGCTTGGCACAGCCCACGACCACACGAGGAGCAAAGCAAAGTTAAGAGAGCAACGCGACGCGACGCCCTGGCCCCTGCATGCGTgccgcgcgcgcggctgcgGGGGTTTCTCGCGGTAGCGTACGCGCGTCCTCCCGGGTACcagctgccgcgccgcgcgcgcgctttGGCTCAGACCGAATCGAGTCGCAATCGCATCGCATCCCGCGCAAACCTGTGTGTGCCGGGGTGGTGCCGTACGTGGTGGTGAGCGCAACGCAAGCCGCGCGCGTTTGCGGGGAGCGATGTGCATCGGAGTTTCACGGGAAAAAAACACGTACGTCACGTACGAGAAGCGGTGTGCGCGCCCGGTGGTTCGTTCATACGAGCAGCGCACGGGGCAAGCGATCGATCGAACTCCGAGGGAGAAGAAAACTGTCCCGAGTCTCATAAGCGATTCTCAAATACTAATAGTCTAACTGTTGTCAGTTTGTTAACCCCGTTTGAGCACGTGAGTGTGTATGCTCAGCTCGTATGACACGACCAAACCCGGACGGAGAGATAAAGAAGAGAGGATGCGTGGCACTTATTACGACCTGACGTTGCAAAAGGCACCTTTGACAAATCGTGTCCGGAAATAGTAACGTGCATGGGTTTTTTTCTGTGTCAGTTTTGTCTTGCCCGTGCACCAAAACACAAGAGTTAATACAGGGTAGTCTATTGTGTGTCTACTCCTAGAGAATTACTGTAGATAATACCCCACCTCAAGGTGAATTAACCATCGCCCGCCTCCATATGAGTTGTGACAAAATAAAAAGGATATATGTAATGTAACTAGCTAGTTGTCGAACAACATCGATCATCATCATCTCGCGCAGTCGGCCCCAAGATGTGCAACAAGCACGGGATATTACCGGAGGACGCTGGTTCTCTGTGTGCATCATTTCGGACTCTTAAGCATTACACACGTACGTCAAGAATGCAACCTGATCAATAGAATGCTTCCCTCTCAACCCTATTTCTCACATCGTACTTTTAAGCTAAAGTTTTGTTCGTGACCATGGAAGCCTTGGGTGGACTGAGTTGATCTTCCATTGATTACCTGAAAAAACCATCCATGTTAATTGGTTCCTGTCTAGTTTTGTCACAGCATATCTTAGGTGTGCtacaattttatatatatgtgtttatcATACCTCACGTGTCGTATATAGACTCGGTTTCTAATTAAACATTTGCATACTTGTTTGTTGTGACACTCGTTTTCTTTGCCACATTTACACTTTGCTGAAATTTACGCGATAAACTTCAATGTGTTAACCAAATAGCTCTAGATACCGCGGAATAGACGTGAGtagcaataataaaaaaaatagacactGATATTTTTAAATGGATAACGTTGTAGAATACATGCAATATATGAACTCTTAATTCTAAAATCAAtaataaatgtaaaaaaatattatttgatatATAAACATACAATTAATAGTTTATTAAAAGAGTGTGTCATGCAGATACAGTATTATATCGTCTTTTTATGACATAGGAGTATGTTGAAAAAGGCCataataaaacatgaagaaCGAGATGTATAGATAACACATTCAGAGGTACAGAAGGGTGGTGTTTTTTTAGGAAATAAAAGTATGGTATTGTGTGTGTAGtgatgtgcatgtgtgtgttgATTTGGCCgtgtaataaaaaaagattatataAAAGGTTATTAAATGAATGCCTTTTTATGAACAAAGAAAATGAATGCTTGGAATAGTAGCTTATCCGGTGATCCTACTCAATGTAGTCATCCCGTATTAACCTTTTTCTGCAAAAAACCATGCGAGCCCCATGTTGTCCAGCGAACCAGGTGTGCTGCTGACCGGACGGTATGGCCCACCGTTCAGTGAGACGAGAAAGGAACAAAAAGAGCAGCGAAACCTCGCTCCGCACGCTCTCTCCCGCCGCTACTTATCCCGCGCGGGTCACGGCGTGGTCGCGCTCTGGCCTGGCCCCCCATTCGATCTCTCCCTgctcctccactcctcctcctcgtacaGCGCCGAAgaacggaggcggcgccgccgccgcgccggcgagaggAGAGCGAGGGAGGACATGGGCCGGCGGAAGTTCAGGCTCTCCGACATGATGCCCAACGCGTGGTTCTACAAGCTCCGCGACATgcgcgcgcggggcggccgCGGTGCAACTGCGAtgcagccgccgtcgtcgtcgtcgttgatgAGGGGGAGCAgggcggcgcagcagcaggcGGGCACGTCGAGGCTggggacgtcgtcgtcgtcgtcgtcgttgctgccGCACAGGGCGTCGTACTACTACACCACCCGGGACAGGGaggtcccgccgccgccgccgccaccgccgagggGCGTGGATGATCAATTCCCTTCCCTCACGctgtcgccgccgttgccgacGAGGAACAGCAGGAGGCGGCACAGGGTTGGGAGATTTGGTTCGACGGAGATggatggcggcgagctcgtACTAGCGCCGTCCGACGACCACGACGGCTGCAGCCACCAGGAGCCGCCAGTGGCCGATGCGTCCGGGAGCTCCCGGTGCCGTCGCGACATGTTCATCGGGAGAGATGGCGGCCGGGGCGTGGAGTTCCGGCGCCGGGCGACGACGGTGGATGGTCCTGAGGAGGACGCCACCGTCGATGTCAAGGTGATCACGTCGGACGCGGACATAATCATCGACCTCGgcgctgacgacgacgacgacgacgacacgccGGAGAGGGTGCTCCGGCCTGTCGTGACCAGGCCCGCGAGGAGGGAGCTCGACTGGTGCGAGCCGGCGGAGGTGAAGCACGTCGACCTCGCCGAGCTGATGACACCGAGAGCGAGctctgcctctgcctcctcGGAGAAGAGCATCAGCAGGGGCAAGCCGAGGCGTTCGTCCGTGTCGTCTCGACGCCGCCTCAAGACGCGCACCAACAgcccgcgcctcgccgcgtGCAGGAAAGGCAAGCCGACGGCGcgggcaacgacgacgacgccgacgcagccgccgctcgcgcacAGCTTCGCGGTGGTGAAGACGTCGTCGGACCCGAGGAGGGACTTCCTCGAGTCCATGGAGGAGATGATCGCCGAGAACGGCAtccgcgacgccggcgacctGGAGGACCTCCTCGCCTGCTACCTCTCCCTCAACTCCGGCGAGTACCATGACCTCATCGTCGAGGTGTTCGAGCAGGTCTGGACCGGCCTCGCCGCTGCCTGTGGCGTCATGCCATGAGAAAACGCCAAGAGTTCATCGCTCACCAAAGCCTCCATGCTCATTGATTGCTGCTTGGTGAATCGCTGAATCTCGCCATGAATTATTATAGTAGAGTAGTTTAGTTCTTTGATTTCTAGTAGATGATGGTTAATTAGCAGAGTTTAGTTCTTTGATTTCTAGTAGATGATGGTTAATTAGCAGCAAGAAATTAGCCATAAAGCAATAGAAATAAAATCGATCGAAAAGTTTGGTTCTTTTCTTGCTAGGTGATTTGCCTGATTCTCCTCGCCTGTCAGTTTGCTTTCCTCAGTGTCACACTGACTGTAGTTATgagctgcactgcactgcatcACCGCTAGTTGATTAATACAGCTAATGATGAATCACCAGTACATTTTCAGCTACTGCAAATCTTCCAAGGCTGTCCAttttctgaaaaagaaaacgaaaaatacATTGTCTTAGCGTACGTTCTAAACATCAATTTGGAACGGCTACTTTCTCCTTATCTGTGTAGCTTCCCGGACTGCTAGATGGTATATTTTGTGCAAaagttttttatatagaattttcttaaaaaatcaaatataaatgcattttttaagtttgtaacatTTAATAcgcaattaatcatgtactccctccttccctaaatgcttgacgccgttaacttttttaaacatatttgaccgttcgtcttattcaaaaacttttgttaaatgtgtaaaactatatgtatacataaatcaaatgatacgaaaataattaataattacttaaattttttgaataagacgaacggtcaaacatttttaaaaaagtcaacggcgtcaaatattttgggatggagggagtattagtggTTTGACTTGTTTTTAGTGTTGCCGACAATCTTAGCCCAACCTCTGTTCCGAACAAAGCCTTAACCCTTGTACGATCAGGTGCTCAGGACAGTAGGCTGAAGTAAAGCATGCTAAGGTACAGGTGCTGAAAGTCAAGCAAGCAACTGAATGTCTGGATCCAATCCGCCGTAGCACACGTTTTGACATGATTAACCGACGTGTCGCTGTTACTTCTGACATGATAATATCCAAGTGATTTGTACGGCGTCAGATAGTAATATGTCGGCGATCGAGGGTAGTGTAACCACGTCTCGAAATCCTTGTGTTCTTGTGGATGTTGAACGCCGTAGCAGGGATCTTGGTGACCAGTTACAAGTCACCAACTGTTGCTACAAGCTGGGAGATGTAGTGGTAGTAGGACGACAGGgatgcagctgcagcagctagctcCTGACAAGAAAAGCCTAGCATGTAGCAAGACAAGTATCGAGCAATCATGCCTCATATGCGTTTCAACTCGTACAGGGAGTAACCTGTGTAGCAAATGGAGATGCCACTACTGACTAGGAGTAGTAATTTGCTTAGCTAATGCAGGCCAAGTAGGAGCAATTCAGCTCAAATCATTTGAGAAGATCATATCTGTGATTGTCCTCATGGttagtatatatatgaaatgaTCGAGATGCCAT contains these protein-coding regions:
- the LOC127774706 gene encoding uncharacterized protein LOC127774706; translation: MLSSEPGVLLTGRYGPPFSETRKEQKEQRNLAPHALSRRYLSRAGHGVVALWPGPPFDLSLLLHSSSSYSAEERRRRRRRAGERRAREDMGRRKFRLSDMMPNAWFYKLRDMRARGGRGATAMQPPSSSSLMRGSRAAQQQAGTSRLGTSSSSSSLLPHRASYYYTTRDREVPPPPPPPPRGVDDQFPSLTLSPPLPTRNSRRRHRVGRFGSTEMDGGELVLAPSDDHDGCSHQEPPVADASGSSRCRRDMFIGRDGGRGVEFRRRATTVDGPEEDATVDVKVITSDADIIIDLGADDDDDDDTPERVLRPVVTRPARRELDWCEPAEVKHVDLAELMTPRASSASASSEKSISRGKPRRSSVSSRRRLKTRTNSPRLAACRKGKPTARATTTTPTQPPLAHSFAVVKTSSDPRRDFLESMEEMIAENGIRDAGDLEDLLACYLSLNSGEYHDLIVEVFEQVWTGLAAACGVMP